Proteins found in one bacterium genomic segment:
- a CDS encoding beta-galactosidase, with the protein MYRFFATFVALCGVCTCAYGADVNLASIGVQSAKANANLISNGSFELPNGKGLAKWWNWGTRWSADTTCTLDETTAVSGFASLKITNNTPLESPYTGLLSYGKTVAVEPGKPYTLSAWVKSECPGVSSICAGMGWRYRVTLQSTGGIWRPFSMTFTPDNADKGNLGIYVQSESPTSGLWLDDFKLEQSDHATYDQVPNGTAYILQLWPESRDMELLTDGSFSVPFLLNVTRSINAVLEASISKKSIKKSVRLEPGLVQIMVGGTSSSAKYTPRVVTLRILDGDTELASAGTTVRFYSQSYTRAGLQRLEQVLPSLMTKLEQLKTQGQDISYPMVSYTVLENFIGYAKEDVDKNEVKRASEALFDMDSIEQKLDKEISEALSGKRALACVPRWTGDARPVIKSSSFIAPTVTPGKSGREMRPVFFTGYGHFGQVRADMEKWPNYGTNIIQIEVGPSSTLPEENKVNDQPARDLLTLLDRAQKSGVCVNLLLSPHYLPGWVKDKMQSNSKNAWMHYINRDPVCREMIKRHVGALIPFIKDHPALHSICVANEPTSYGDNSEYANADWHVWLKDRHGDIKTLNDRWGTDYACFEDIKLPYAPCETEKNPMGRWLDCVRWNQEFVASWYQMLADAVHEIAPNLPVHMKIQTPTLLGYADPQSGNDPYLIGQVNDINGNDSVNWPSFGGGEFAQSWMTNARGEDLQRSVKDAPVFDSENHIIGDRDTRYIPGSVVRAALWQQAIHGQSATTIWVWERIYDRTHDFAASIMHRPGCAEAVGITNCDLNRAADEVTALQQAPTQVLILHDTSAMVYDGEPYDTCSKKAYMALGFCGVKIGYITERQLEAGIVPTAQVVMIPYAKHLSDAAYQTLQAYRGRIVILGGDDTLAYNEYDKKRSSSLDAQRIAYIPSVTSERDLHARFLSQLSEWGIAPRIMLVDDKSDPVWGVEWKEVATAGGILVNLCNYLNEPVSLGLSDKGKSIGAVDVLSGAEVSGTIKLQPLEIKLLRVNPNYACRAYFGSGPRIIHVSRE; encoded by the coding sequence GTGTGCAATCGGCCAAGGCGAACGCAAATTTGATATCCAACGGCAGTTTTGAGCTGCCGAATGGAAAAGGGCTGGCCAAGTGGTGGAATTGGGGCACGAGATGGTCTGCCGATACGACCTGCACATTGGACGAGACGACTGCCGTCAGCGGGTTTGCCTCGCTCAAGATCACGAATAACACTCCTCTTGAATCGCCATACACAGGGCTTCTATCATACGGCAAGACTGTTGCCGTAGAGCCGGGCAAACCGTATACATTGAGCGCCTGGGTCAAGTCAGAATGTCCCGGTGTGTCGTCGATATGTGCGGGCATGGGCTGGCGATACAGAGTGACTCTTCAGTCGACCGGCGGCATCTGGCGGCCGTTTTCTATGACGTTTACTCCCGATAATGCCGACAAAGGCAATCTCGGCATATACGTTCAATCCGAATCTCCGACAAGTGGTCTGTGGCTCGACGACTTCAAGCTCGAACAGAGCGATCATGCAACCTATGACCAAGTTCCCAACGGCACGGCGTATATACTCCAGTTGTGGCCTGAGAGCCGGGATATGGAGCTTCTGACCGATGGAAGCTTCAGCGTGCCTTTCTTGTTGAACGTTACGAGAAGCATAAATGCCGTTCTTGAGGCATCAATATCCAAAAAGAGCATCAAAAAAAGTGTAAGGCTTGAGCCTGGGCTGGTGCAGATAATGGTCGGCGGCACTTCAAGCAGCGCAAAATATACGCCAAGGGTCGTAACCTTACGCATCCTTGACGGTGACACGGAACTTGCTTCAGCCGGGACCACTGTCAGGTTCTATTCTCAGTCATATACCAGAGCTGGTCTGCAGCGCCTTGAGCAAGTATTGCCAAGTTTGATGACAAAACTTGAACAGCTAAAGACCCAGGGTCAAGATATTTCTTACCCAATGGTGAGCTATACGGTGCTGGAAAATTTCATCGGTTATGCGAAAGAGGATGTCGATAAGAACGAAGTCAAGCGCGCATCCGAAGCTCTTTTCGACATGGATTCTATCGAGCAAAAGCTGGACAAGGAGATATCCGAAGCTCTGTCGGGTAAACGTGCTCTTGCCTGCGTTCCGAGATGGACGGGTGATGCTCGCCCGGTGATAAAGAGCAGTTCTTTTATAGCTCCGACAGTGACACCGGGTAAATCCGGGCGCGAGATGCGTCCCGTATTCTTTACCGGCTATGGCCATTTCGGTCAGGTGCGTGCGGATATGGAGAAGTGGCCGAATTATGGGACTAATATAATCCAGATCGAGGTCGGACCATCGAGCACTCTGCCCGAGGAGAATAAAGTAAATGACCAGCCTGCGCGCGACTTGTTGACATTGCTGGATAGAGCGCAGAAGTCTGGAGTCTGCGTAAATCTGCTGCTCAGCCCGCATTATCTTCCGGGATGGGTCAAGGACAAGATGCAGAGCAATTCCAAGAATGCCTGGATGCACTATATCAACCGTGACCCAGTTTGTCGAGAGATGATAAAGCGGCATGTGGGTGCGCTGATTCCGTTTATCAAGGATCATCCGGCTCTCCACAGTATCTGTGTTGCGAACGAACCGACTTCCTACGGCGACAACTCCGAATATGCCAATGCGGACTGGCATGTCTGGCTAAAGGATAGACATGGCGATATCAAGACTCTGAATGATCGCTGGGGCACTGATTATGCGTGTTTCGAGGATATAAAGCTGCCGTATGCGCCTTGTGAGACCGAGAAGAACCCTATGGGCAGGTGGCTGGACTGTGTGCGGTGGAACCAGGAGTTTGTTGCAAGCTGGTATCAGATGCTTGCGGATGCGGTGCATGAGATTGCGCCAAACCTGCCCGTGCATATGAAGATCCAGACACCGACCCTATTGGGTTATGCTGATCCCCAGAGCGGCAACGATCCATACCTCATTGGCCAGGTAAATGATATCAACGGCAACGACTCCGTGAACTGGCCGAGTTTTGGCGGTGGAGAGTTTGCTCAGAGCTGGATGACCAATGCAAGGGGCGAAGACCTCCAGCGGTCTGTGAAGGATGCTCCGGTGTTCGACTCTGAGAACCACATAATCGGCGACAGAGACACGCGGTATATTCCTGGCAGTGTGGTCAGGGCAGCATTGTGGCAGCAGGCGATCCATGGCCAGAGCGCGACCACCATCTGGGTTTGGGAGCGCATATATGACAGGACGCATGACTTTGCAGCCAGCATTATGCACCGTCCGGGGTGTGCGGAGGCCGTCGGCATCACCAATTGTGATCTGAACCGGGCTGCAGATGAGGTCACCGCACTCCAGCAGGCTCCAACGCAGGTGCTGATCCTGCATGATACGTCTGCCATGGTCTATGATGGCGAGCCGTATGATACATGTTCAAAGAAAGCATACATGGCTCTGGGCTTTTGTGGAGTAAAGATAGGTTATATTACCGAGCGCCAATTGGAAGCTGGAATTGTGCCGACTGCTCAGGTTGTGATGATTCCTTATGCTAAGCATCTATCTGACGCGGCATATCAGACTCTGCAGGCGTACAGAGGCCGAATAGTAATCCTTGGCGGAGATGACACTCTCGCATATAACGAGTATGACAAGAAGAGGTCGTCAAGTCTTGACGCGCAGAGGATCGCATACATTCCGAGTGTAACAAGTGAGCGCGACCTCCATGCCCGGTTCCTGTCGCAGTTGTCGGAGTGGGGAATTGCACCGAGGATAATGCTTGTAGACGACAAATCTGATCCCGTATGGGGTGTCGAATGGAAAGAGGTCGCAACTGCTGGTGGAATCCTGGTCAATCTATGCAATTATCTAAACGAGCCTGTAAGTTTAGGGTTATCCGACAAGGGTAAAAGTATAGGTGCAGTTGATGTTTTGAGTGGCGCAGAGGTGTCCGGTACTATTAAGCTGCAGCCTCTTGAAATCAAGCTGCTGCGAGTTAACCCGAATTATGCTTGTCGAGCATATTTCGGGTCCGGGCCGCGCATCATTCACGTTTCTCGTGAATAA
- a CDS encoding prepilin-type N-terminal cleavage/methylation domain-containing protein: protein MRRGFTLIELLVVIAIIAILAAILFPVYTNAKEHANATKCLSNLKQIATGAFMYCDANNGKMPLTQPQTGAHTWCGVGPSGASDWHAENGSLFKYVNSVEVFRCPTLYPKYHIEVTYGMNQDLQTQNLSADTSGRASQIMMFLEEERSNDGNTAWEDLDSDPVGITHYKGANLAYCDGHAVYKTQPVLLKEILAKKWLPNHRLKAD from the coding sequence ATGAGGAGAGGGTTTACTTTAATTGAGTTGCTTGTTGTTATCGCTATTATCGCCATACTTGCGGCGATACTGTTCCCCGTCTACACGAATGCAAAAGAACATGCTAATGCCACAAAATGTTTGAGTAATCTAAAGCAAATTGCAACTGGTGCTTTTATGTATTGTGATGCAAACAATGGCAAAATGCCATTAACCCAACCGCAAACTGGTGCCCATACCTGGTGCGGAGTTGGGCCTAGTGGAGCGTCCGATTGGCATGCGGAAAATGGAAGCCTTTTCAAGTATGTAAACAGTGTAGAAGTATTTCGTTGTCCTACTCTTTACCCCAAGTATCATATAGAAGTTACCTATGGAATGAACCAGGATCTTCAAACACAAAATTTGTCAGCTGATACTAGTGGTCGTGCAAGTCAGATCATGATGTTTCTTGAAGAAGAACGTAGCAACGATGGTAATACTGCGTGGGAGGATTTGGATTCTGATCCGGTAGGTATAACTCACTACAAAGGAGCCAATCTAGCCTATTGTGATGGTCATGCCGTATATAAGACGCAGCCTGTGTTATTAAAAGAAATATTAGCAAAGAAATGGTTGCCCAATCATAGATTAAAGGCAGATTAA
- a CDS encoding glycoside hydrolase, translating into MSEAIPEPEYMVVAPYSPEHPRNGEGDIILLNDGSLLLAYGRWNGGGGDFNFAEVWGKTSTDGGRTWGNDRLIVPNEGKVTTFSTALLRLANGEILMSSLSKDSMEDCSIFLRKSSDECKTWTPRIKFETPDGYSGYTGMNNGRLIQLKSGRILGAGFDGWVNDRPFVAFTLISDDNGDSWRASKNYVNIRDIDPTNKDGAQEPGVIELADGRIMMWIRNSLGYVAKAYSTDQGETWSKPELIEQLEAPLAPASIKRLPQTGDLLIIWNNNQKARRPLNSAISRDDGETWENIKVVDDGDATSWGFAYTSITPLDDMVLLTYWNGDNSNLKLARMDYRWFYQKG; encoded by the coding sequence ATGTCTGAAGCAATCCCGGAGCCGGAATATATGGTCGTGGCTCCATATTCACCCGAGCATCCAAGAAACGGTGAGGGTGACATCATTCTTCTCAATGACGGCAGTCTTCTGCTGGCATACGGCAGATGGAACGGCGGCGGCGGCGATTTTAATTTTGCGGAGGTTTGGGGCAAGACTTCGACCGATGGCGGTAGGACTTGGGGCAATGACCGCTTGATTGTTCCCAACGAGGGCAAGGTTACCACTTTTTCCACTGCTCTGCTGCGCCTTGCCAATGGCGAGATACTGATGTCGTCTCTGAGCAAAGACTCTATGGAGGACTGCTCGATTTTCTTGCGAAAGTCCAGTGATGAATGCAAAACTTGGACGCCTCGCATCAAGTTCGAGACGCCGGATGGATATTCTGGTTATACCGGGATGAACAATGGACGATTGATCCAGCTAAAGAGTGGCCGCATACTTGGTGCCGGATTTGACGGATGGGTTAACGATCGCCCATTCGTTGCATTCACATTGATATCGGATGATAATGGTGACAGTTGGCGCGCGAGCAAGAATTATGTCAATATCCGAGATATTGACCCGACAAACAAGGATGGCGCGCAGGAACCCGGTGTCATAGAGCTTGCAGACGGCAGGATCATGATGTGGATACGCAACAGCCTCGGCTATGTTGCGAAAGCATATTCAACAGATCAGGGCGAGACTTGGAGCAAGCCAGAGCTTATAGAGCAATTGGAAGCGCCGCTTGCTCCGGCGAGCATAAAGAGGCTGCCTCAGACAGGTGATCTGCTGATAATTTGGAATAACAACCAGAAAGCTCGTCGCCCACTCAATTCTGCTATTTCAAGGGATGATGGCGAGACCTGGGAGAATATCAAAGTTGTTGATGACGGCGATGCAACATCATGGGGATTTGCATATACCAGCATCACACCGCTGGACGATATGGTTTTGCTTACATACTGGAATGGTGATAACTCGAACCTGAAGCTGGCTCGTATGGATTACAGGTGGTTTTATCAAAAAGGCTGA
- a CDS encoding zinc-ribbon domain-containing protein, which yields MSQDKEIKCKDCGQNFIFTAGEQEFFQSRGFSEPIRCKSCREIRKSQKNDGGFRGGDRW from the coding sequence GTGTCCCAAGACAAAGAAATCAAGTGCAAGGACTGCGGTCAGAATTTTATCTTCACCGCAGGCGAACAGGAGTTCTTCCAGTCAAGAGGTTTCAGCGAACCGATTCGCTGCAAGTCATGCAGGGAGATCCGCAAGTCCCAGAAGAATGACGGCGGCTTCAGAGGCGGTGATCGCTGGTAA
- a CDS encoding Lrp/AsnC family transcriptional regulator: protein MKIPTDDIDTRILDLTQAEFPLYPAPFELIGKMLSIDEDDVLARIARMKSGGIIRQISAIFDSAALGYHSALIAFKVSDELLDRVAAGVSMHDSVSHCYSRDSDYNLWFTLTVPPECDLHAELATLTSLDGVMSHMLLPNVKVFKIGVILKMSGGEQGAVSRKQTPDSSGGECRCVSAIPINMENQDFKTAVRALQTDLPLVSRPFACLADAFDIPEDKLLNVAHRLLQNSVMRRYGAVLNHRMAGYTFNAMVCWFVSPDMIDEVGIRFSKHPSVSHCYQRPTYPDWPYSIYTMIHARSQEELDRIVADLVTISTNADHLVLTTLNEYKKQRVIYFP from the coding sequence ATGAAGATACCAACGGATGATATCGACACACGCATATTGGACCTGACACAGGCTGAGTTTCCGCTTTATCCGGCTCCTTTCGAGTTGATCGGCAAAATGCTCTCGATTGATGAGGATGATGTGCTGGCTCGGATTGCGAGGATGAAGTCCGGTGGAATAATCAGGCAGATCAGCGCGATTTTCGATTCGGCCGCGCTGGGATATCACAGCGCACTTATCGCTTTCAAGGTATCGGATGAATTACTTGACCGTGTTGCAGCCGGAGTATCCATGCACGATAGTGTCAGTCACTGCTACAGCCGTGACTCTGACTACAACCTCTGGTTCACTTTGACAGTTCCTCCCGAATGTGATCTTCATGCCGAGCTTGCTACACTCACATCACTCGATGGCGTGATGAGCCATATGCTGCTTCCTAACGTAAAAGTATTCAAGATAGGTGTTATTTTGAAGATGAGCGGAGGAGAACAGGGAGCGGTGAGCAGAAAGCAGACTCCTGACTCTTCCGGCGGAGAGTGTCGGTGTGTGAGCGCTATTCCCATCAATATGGAAAACCAAGACTTCAAAACAGCCGTCCGTGCGCTTCAGACAGACCTGCCGCTTGTATCAAGACCTTTTGCCTGTCTTGCAGATGCTTTCGACATACCTGAGGACAAATTGCTGAACGTTGCGCACAGGTTACTTCAAAATTCAGTAATGCGCCGTTACGGAGCCGTTCTCAACCATCGTATGGCAGGATACACGTTCAATGCGATGGTCTGTTGGTTTGTTTCACCGGATATGATAGATGAGGTCGGTATAAGATTCTCTAAACATCCGAGTGTCAGCCACTGCTATCAGCGTCCCACATATCCCGATTGGCCATATTCCATATACACAATGATCCATGCCAGGTCCCAGGAAGAACTCGACAGGATCGTTGCCGACCTTGTGACAATATCCACAAATGCCGACCACCTAGTTCTCACAACTCTCAACGAATACAAAAAGCAGCGTGTAATCTACTTCCCATAG